The following coding sequences lie in one Zingiber officinale cultivar Zhangliang chromosome 2B, Zo_v1.1, whole genome shotgun sequence genomic window:
- the LOC122048014 gene encoding probable serine/threonine-protein kinase WNK9 — MGRGAQDPTHLEFVEVDPTGRYGRYNEILGKGASKTVYRAFDEYEGIEVAWNQVKLHDFLQSPENLERLYCEIHLLKTLKHKNIMKFYTSWVDATERNINFVTELFTSGTLRQYRQKHRRVHIRAVKHWCRQILSGLLYLHSHDPPIIHRDLKCDNIFINGNQGEVKIGDLGLAAILRKSHAIHCVGTPEFMAPEVYEEEYNELVDIYSFGMCVLEMVTFEYPYSECTHPVQIYKKVISGTKPESLYRVKDPEIRVFVEKCLATASERLSARELLDDPFLQIDLGSNYEEKDIGLVDQTLTEPYLELFQSNGSLATNYLSNNVQHQIELENHWDYDVVNMVERGMSLFDCHKDDQYSNVDITIKGKRKEDGNIFLRLRISDLDGCVRNIYFLFDIEADTALSVATEMVAELDIIDYEVTRISDMIDGEVASLVPEWKPGPGIEENPRFCRNCASNVSSYGSMVECASVKNPSNRSMKAINCCHFECAEMHGRFEEITYQVEETELCVTEEAPMLSTSQSDGLEDCCLSSRFDHSDEESEQLGLSGKDEKVIHMDDCSRSKSKKSLQQDLDSPEFDYQKVAPNELDISPDLKWLDANYWMEWQRTSKGGLRSPPDSTNKEINQQNSFTGSSEERELMKSFHLGKRNSFHIPYSDTNEPGNLKTTPTHSRNCSLQSLSNQNCMVNSPASPEQMFTAKNFYTEPTSAHTRTKSLCIDA, encoded by the exons ATGGGCAGGGGAGCTCAAGACCCAACTCACCTTGAGTTCGTTGAGGTCGATCCCACAGGCAGATATGGCAGG TACAATGAGATCCTCGGCAAGGGCGCTTCCAAGACAGT TTATAGGGCTTTTGATGAGTATGAAGGGATTGAGGTTGCTTGGAACCAAGTGAAACTGCATGATTTCCTGCAGAGCCCTGAGAACCTGGAGAGGCTCTACTGTGAGATTCACCTCCTCAAGACCTTGAAGCACAAGAACATTATGAAATTCTACACCTCTTGGGTCGACGCCACTGAGAGGAACATCAATTTTGTCACTGAGTTGTTCACCTCAGGCACTCTAAGGCA GTATAGGCAGAAACATAGAAGGGTTCACATCAGGGCAGTAAAGCATTGGTGTAGGCAGATTCTTAGTGGTCTTCTCTATCTCCACAGCCATGACCCCCCAATCATCCATAGGGACCTCAAGTGTGACAATATCTTCATTAATGGCAATCAAGGCGAAGTCAAGATTGGTGATCTCGGCCTTGCCGCCATTCTCCGGAAATCACATGCTATCCATTGCGTTG GCACACCAGAGTTCATGGCGCCGGAGGTGTATGAGGAGGAATACAATGAACTAGTGGACATCTACTCGTTCGGGATGTGCGTGTTGGAAATGGTCACCTTTGAGTACCCTTACAGTGAATGCACCCACCCTGTTCAGATATACAAGAAAGTTATCTCT GGAACAAAGCCGGAATCGTTGTACCGAGTTAAAGATCCCGAGATCAGGGTATTTGTTGAAAAATGCCTTGCAACCGCATCCGAGAGGCTTTCTGCTAGGGAGCTTCTCGATGATCCCTTTTTACAAATTGATCTTGGTTCGAATTATGAGGAAAAAGACATTGGCCTTGTGGATCAAACACTTACGGAACCTTACCTTGAACTTTTCCAAAGTAATGGGTCTTTGGCTACTAATTATTTGTCAAACAATGTACAGCACCAAATTGAATTGGAGAATCATTGGGATTATGATGTTGTCAATATGGTAGAACGCGGTATGAGCCTCTTCGACTGCCACAAAGATGATCAATATTCAAATGTGGATATTACTATCAAGGGAAAGAGAAAAGAAGATGGGAACATCTTTTTGAGACTACGGATTTCAGATCTAGATG GTTGTGTACGAAACATATATTTTCTCTTTGATATCGAAGCTGATACTGCACTGAGCGTTGCCACGGAGATGGTAGCGGAGTTAGATATAATAGATTATGAAGTAACTAGAATATCTGACATGATCGATGGAGAGGTAGCTTCTCTGGTGCCAGAATGGAAGCCAGGCCCCGGCATAGAAGAAAATCCAAGATTTTGCCGCAATTGTGCTTCCAATGTTTCTTCTTATGGTTCAATGGTAGAGTGTGCCTCGGTGAAAAATCCATCCAACAGAAGCATGAAAGCTATCAACTGTTGCCATTTTGAGTGTGCTGAAATGCATGGCCGGTTCGAGGAAATAACATACCAAGTTGAGGAAACCGAGCTTTGTGTCACCGAGGAAGCGCCTATGCTATCCACAAGCCAATCTGATGGACTTGAGGATTGCTGTCTTTCGTCAAGGTTCGATCACTCTGATGAAGAATCTGAACAATTAGGCTTGTCGGGGAAGGATGAAAAGGTCATACACATGGATGATTGCTCGAGAAGCAAATCCAAAAAATCTTTGCAACAAGATCTTGATTCACCAGAGTTTGATTACCAGAAAGTGGCACCCAATGAACTTGACATCAGTCCAGACCTGAAATGGCTCGACGCGAATTACTGGATGGAATGGCAGAGAACATCCAAAGGAGGACTGCGATCACCCCCTGACTCTACTAACAAGGAGATTAACCAACAAAATAGCTTTACAGGTTCTTCAGAAGAAAGAGAGCTGATGAAGTCTTTTCATTTGGGCAAGCGAAACTCGTTCCACATACCTTATAGTGACACGAATGAACCCGGCAACCTTAAGACGACTCCTACTCATTCAAGAAATTGCAGTTTGCAATCCCTCAGCAATCAAAATTGCATGGTGAATTCTCCAGCCAGCCCTGAGCAGATGTTCACGGCAAAGAACTTCTACACCGAACCCACAAGTGCCCACACTAGAACAAAGTCTCTATGCATTGATGCTTAA